One region of Saliniramus fredricksonii genomic DNA includes:
- the rbfA gene encoding 30S ribosome-binding factor RbfA yields the protein MPKRFEARGPSQRQQRVAELVRHAIAEVLQRGDIADDVLASHIVTVPEVRMSPDLKLATAYVMPMGGQDEKPVLAALERHRKLLRAEVARRVNLKFAPELRFRRDETFDEADRIEALLRTDEVRRDLDVPSDGDYGPDAAGHPGEGDPRD from the coding sequence ATGCCGAAGCGTTTCGAAGCGCGGGGCCCATCCCAGCGTCAACAGCGGGTGGCCGAACTCGTCCGCCATGCGATCGCGGAAGTCCTTCAGCGCGGCGATATCGCCGATGACGTGCTTGCAAGCCATATTGTCACCGTGCCGGAAGTGCGCATGTCGCCGGATCTCAAGCTCGCTACTGCCTATGTCATGCCAATGGGCGGGCAGGACGAGAAACCGGTCCTCGCCGCACTTGAGCGCCATCGCAAGCTGCTGCGGGCCGAGGTGGCGCGGCGCGTCAATCTGAAATTTGCGCCCGAATTGCGCTTTCGCCGCGACGAAACCTTCGACGAGGCAGACCGCATCGAGGCATTGCTGCGCACCGATGAAGTCCGCCGCGATCTCGACGTGCCCTCCGACGGCGATTACGGTCCCGACGCGGCAGGGCATCCGGGCGAGGGCGATCCGCGAGACTGA
- the rimP gene encoding ribosome maturation factor RimP, which produces MSSANEQRLVKESGVAARVAAIVEPVIVDLGYRLVRVRVTGTNGCTVQIMAERPDGTMSVSDCETVSHAVSPALDVDDPIDRAYHLEISSPGIDRPLVRPQDFTRWAGYEAKIEMAVPIEGRKRYRGMIEGAEGAIALIRLPDAPEGTDPLARLPIGDIGEARLVLTDDLIRESLRRGTAPTADDAEETEEFEAAGNDGSETDDATEMPHHPDNDNASKSTKE; this is translated from the coding sequence ATGTCGAGCGCGAACGAACAGCGTCTTGTGAAGGAATCAGGCGTCGCCGCAAGGGTTGCGGCGATCGTCGAACCCGTAATCGTCGATCTCGGCTATCGCCTCGTGCGTGTGCGCGTGACCGGGACGAATGGCTGCACGGTCCAGATCATGGCCGAGCGCCCGGACGGCACGATGAGCGTCTCCGATTGCGAGACCGTCAGCCATGCGGTTTCGCCGGCGCTCGATGTGGACGATCCGATCGATCGCGCGTATCATCTCGAAATCTCCTCGCCGGGTATCGATCGCCCGCTGGTGCGTCCGCAGGACTTCACCCGCTGGGCAGGATACGAGGCGAAGATCGAGATGGCCGTACCGATCGAGGGCCGCAAGCGCTATCGCGGCATGATCGAGGGCGCAGAAGGGGCAATTGCACTGATTCGCCTGCCCGACGCGCCCGAGGGGACGGACCCGCTGGCACGCCTGCCCATCGGCGATATCGGCGAGGCGCGGCTGGTCCTGACGGATGATCTGATTCGCGAATCGCTGCGCCGGGGCACGGCCCCGACCGCTGATGACGCAGAGGAAACCGAAGAATTCGAGGCCGCCGGCAACGACGGCTCCGAGACGGATGATGCGACCGAGATGCCGCATCATCCCGACAACGACAACGCCAGCAAGTCCACGAAGGAGTGA
- the nusA gene encoding transcription termination factor NusA — protein MAISANRLELLQIADAVAREKVIDRQIVLAAMEDAIQKAARARYGSETEVRAEINPRTGEIALSRLLQVVEEVDNPATEISLEDARHRNPGALVGDFIAETLPPFDFGRISAQSAKQVIVQKVRDAERDRQYEEFKDRVGEIINGQVKRVEYGNVIVDLGRAEAIVRRDDLIPRETFRPGDRIRAYLYDVRRETRGPQIFLSRTHPQFMAKLFGQEVPEIYDNVVTIKAVARDPGSRAKIAVISRDSSIDPVGACVGMRGSRVQAVVGELQGEKIDIIPWSEDEATFIVNALQPAEVVKVVLDEDSERIEVVVPDEQLSLAIGRRGQNVRLASQLTGWDIDILTEAEESERRQKEFNERSELFMEALDVDEVVGQLLASEGFRSIEEIAYVEVDEVANIEGFDEETAQEIQTRAREYLERIEEENDAKRRELGVADELRDIDGITTAMLVALGENDVKNIEDFAGCATDDLVGYTEGRGAEAVRHAGFLDGFDLSRADAEAMIMDARIRAGWIEAPTEAVETLEGDEGEAEEVTQATATAAEDTALPVGENVETDR, from the coding sequence ATGGCCATCAGCGCCAACAGGCTTGAACTTCTGCAGATCGCCGATGCGGTCGCGCGTGAAAAGGTGATCGACCGCCAGATCGTGCTCGCCGCGATGGAGGATGCGATCCAGAAGGCCGCCCGCGCCCGCTACGGCAGCGAGACCGAGGTCCGCGCCGAGATCAATCCGCGCACCGGCGAGATCGCCCTGTCGCGGCTCCTGCAGGTGGTCGAGGAGGTCGACAATCCGGCCACCGAGATTTCGCTCGAGGATGCCCGCCATCGCAACCCGGGTGCGCTGGTCGGAGACTTCATCGCCGAGACCCTGCCGCCCTTCGATTTCGGGCGCATCTCGGCGCAATCGGCCAAGCAGGTCATCGTGCAGAAGGTGCGTGATGCCGAGCGGGACCGGCAATACGAGGAATTCAAGGATCGCGTCGGCGAGATCATCAACGGCCAGGTCAAGCGCGTCGAATACGGCAACGTCATCGTCGATCTCGGCCGGGCCGAGGCGATCGTGCGCCGCGACGATCTGATCCCGCGCGAGACCTTCCGCCCCGGCGACCGTATCCGCGCCTATCTCTACGACGTGCGCCGCGAGACGCGCGGACCGCAGATCTTCCTGTCGCGCACGCATCCGCAATTCATGGCCAAGCTTTTCGGTCAGGAAGTGCCCGAGATCTACGACAACGTCGTCACCATCAAGGCCGTGGCCCGCGATCCGGGCTCGCGCGCCAAGATCGCCGTGATCTCGCGCGATTCCTCGATCGACCCGGTCGGCGCCTGTGTCGGCATGCGCGGCTCGCGCGTGCAGGCCGTGGTCGGCGAATTGCAGGGCGAGAAGATCGATATCATCCCCTGGTCCGAGGACGAGGCGACCTTCATCGTCAACGCGCTCCAGCCGGCGGAAGTCGTCAAGGTCGTGCTCGACGAGGATAGCGAGCGCATCGAGGTGGTCGTGCCCGATGAGCAGCTCTCCCTCGCCATCGGTCGGCGCGGTCAGAATGTGCGCCTCGCCTCACAGCTTACCGGCTGGGATATCGACATCCTGACCGAAGCCGAGGAATCCGAGCGCCGCCAGAAGGAATTCAACGAGCGCTCCGAATTGTTCATGGAGGCGCTCGACGTCGACGAGGTGGTCGGCCAGCTGCTCGCCTCGGAAGGCTTCCGCTCGATCGAGGAAATCGCCTATGTCGAGGTCGACGAGGTGGCCAATATCGAGGGCTTCGACGAGGAGACCGCGCAGGAAATCCAGACCCGCGCACGGGAATATCTCGAGCGGATCGAGGAAGAGAATGACGCCAAGCGCCGCGAGCTCGGCGTTGCCGATGAATTGCGCGATATCGACGGCATCACCACGGCAATGCTGGTTGCCCTGGGCGAGAACGACGTGAAGAACATCGAGGACTTTGCCGGATGTGCAACCGATGATCTCGTCGGCTACACGGAAGGTCGCGGTGCCGAGGCCGTGCGCCATGCCGGCTTCCTCGACGGGTTCGACCTGTCGCGCGCTGATGCCGAAGCGATGATCATGGATGCCCGCATCCGTGCCGGCTGGATCGAGGCGCCGACCGAGGCGGTCGAGACGCTCGAAGGTGATGAAGGTGAGGCGGAAGAGGTGACGCAGGCAACTGCGACTGCTGCGGAGGATACTGCCCTTCCCGTCGGTGAGAATGTGGAAACGGACCGGTGA
- a CDS encoding RNA-binding protein has protein sequence MPRREQRRTCIATREVREPDELIRFAVSPQGDVVPDLKARLPGRGAWVSARRDAVEAALRRKAFARAFKASVNAPADLADRIEADLAIDLRQALALANKAGCVVTGFHKVEGAIASGDVVVLIHAAEAAADGRRKLAQALRRCLGDGAETIPVIDFLSGDDLDLALGRSRVIHAALVAGAGSRGFLERWRRLCVFRGSIAMSDAPHEEERSLDDNEPAGL, from the coding sequence GTGCCGCGTCGTGAACAACGTCGAACCTGCATCGCCACCCGTGAGGTGCGCGAACCCGACGAGCTCATCCGCTTCGCGGTGAGCCCGCAGGGCGACGTTGTTCCCGATCTGAAAGCGCGTCTGCCCGGGCGTGGCGCCTGGGTCAGTGCCAGGCGCGATGCGGTCGAGGCGGCCTTGCGGCGCAAGGCCTTCGCCCGCGCCTTCAAGGCTTCGGTGAATGCGCCGGCCGATCTGGCCGACCGCATCGAGGCCGATCTCGCCATTGATCTTCGCCAGGCTCTTGCCCTGGCCAACAAGGCCGGATGCGTGGTCACGGGCTTCCACAAGGTGGAAGGCGCGATTGCATCCGGTGACGTTGTGGTGCTCATCCATGCGGCGGAAGCTGCTGCGGACGGGCGTCGCAAACTCGCACAGGCGCTGCGACGGTGCCTCGGTGACGGTGCGGAAACGATCCCCGTGATCGATTTTCTCTCCGGTGACGATTTGGATTTGGCTTTGGGCCGGTCTCGTGTGATACATGCAGCGCTCGTCGCGGGCGCCGGGAGCCGAGGCTTCCTGGAGCGCTGGCGGCGGCTATGCGTGTTTCGCGGATCCATCGCCATGTCTGACGCCCCTCATGAGGAGGAGCGCAGCCTTGATGATAACGAACCCGCAGGATTGTGA
- the infB gene encoding translation initiation factor IF-2 has translation MSDTKNPGDKTLQVSSPKTLTLKRRGEQGTVRQSFSHGRTKQVVVEKVKRRSVGPGETAKDGGRDAGKDAPKEAARTAAPGPSATKPVSSRESAPPRQPARPGRGGGVVLRTLSESEIDARAAALADAKRREEEDRQRRADEERARIEAEARARAEAEAARKAEEEARQRQEAEAAESAQSAATPKADPSQAAPVAEKAAPAAPEAAEPAQASARPMRDMRKPPSLDDLAKPEPAPEKPAEKPTEAKAAESGKAATKDTARPAAKPSPARARATEEDDAPRGGRKGAAKVPAAPKTPKGADDRRKGRLTVTKALSGDDERTRSVASFRRRMQRLTGKGSSEPKEKIAREVIVPETITIQELANRMAERGVDVIRLLMKQGAMHKITDVIDADTAQLVAEEMGHTVKRVAESDVEEGLFDDADAPEVLRTRPPVVTIMGHVDHGKTSLLDAIRKTNVVSGEAGGITQHIGAYQVTSPSGGKVAFVDTPGHAAFTAMRARGAQVTDIVVLVVAADDGVMPQTIEAISHAKAAGVPLVVAINKIDKPEADPQRVRTELLQHDIQVESMGGDTLEFEVSAKTRDGLGELLEGLQLQAEILDLKANPDRPAEGTVIEAKLDRGRGPVATVLVQRGTLKTGDIVVAGAEWGRVRALISDTGDKIDEAGPSMPAEILGFNGTPEAGDRVAVVENEARAREVTEYRSRRKRDLMAARTGGTSRSLADMMRDLKEGAERKEFPLVIKGDVQGSVEAIAGALEKAGNDEVSARLVHAGVGGITESDVTLAEASDAIVIGFNVRAFKEARELAARNGTEIRYYNIIYDLVDDVKAAMSGMLAPTLRETRLGEAEILEVFNVSKVGKVAGCRVLDGNVQRGAHVRLIRDNVVIHEGKLSQLKRFKDDAREVVAGQECGMAFENYQDMRKGDVIECYTVEEVKRTL, from the coding sequence ATGTCTGATACGAAGAACCCGGGCGACAAGACTCTTCAGGTTTCGTCCCCCAAGACGCTGACCCTCAAGCGCCGTGGCGAGCAGGGAACTGTTCGCCAGAGCTTCTCCCATGGCCGCACCAAGCAGGTCGTGGTCGAGAAGGTCAAACGGCGTAGCGTCGGCCCCGGCGAGACGGCCAAGGATGGTGGCAGGGATGCCGGCAAGGACGCCCCGAAAGAGGCGGCGCGCACGGCTGCGCCGGGTCCGTCCGCGACAAAGCCCGTCTCGTCGCGGGAATCCGCTCCGCCGCGCCAGCCGGCCCGTCCCGGACGCGGCGGCGGTGTCGTGTTGCGCACGCTGAGCGAGAGCGAGATCGATGCCCGTGCGGCAGCGCTCGCCGATGCCAAGCGCCGCGAGGAAGAGGACCGCCAGCGTCGCGCGGACGAGGAGCGCGCCCGCATCGAGGCGGAGGCACGCGCCAGGGCCGAGGCCGAAGCTGCCCGCAAGGCCGAGGAAGAGGCGCGTCAGCGTCAGGAGGCCGAGGCTGCGGAAAGCGCGCAATCGGCTGCAACCCCCAAGGCCGATCCGTCTCAGGCCGCACCCGTTGCCGAGAAGGCCGCGCCCGCCGCGCCTGAGGCCGCGGAGCCGGCTCAGGCTTCTGCGCGGCCCATGCGTGACATGCGCAAGCCGCCAAGTCTCGACGATCTGGCAAAGCCCGAGCCTGCGCCCGAAAAGCCGGCGGAGAAGCCGACCGAAGCCAAGGCTGCGGAAAGCGGCAAGGCTGCGACCAAGGACACGGCGCGACCCGCTGCCAAGCCGTCACCGGCCCGTGCCCGTGCCACCGAGGAGGATGATGCACCGCGCGGTGGTCGCAAGGGCGCCGCGAAGGTTCCGGCCGCACCGAAGACTCCCAAGGGCGCAGACGATCGCCGCAAAGGCCGCCTGACCGTCACCAAGGCGCTTTCGGGTGACGACGAGCGCACCCGTTCGGTCGCATCCTTCCGTCGCCGCATGCAGCGCCTGACGGGCAAGGGCTCCTCCGAGCCCAAGGAGAAGATTGCCCGCGAGGTCATCGTCCCCGAGACGATCACCATCCAGGAACTCGCCAACCGCATGGCCGAGCGTGGCGTCGACGTGATTCGCCTGCTGATGAAGCAGGGTGCGATGCACAAGATCACCGACGTGATCGATGCCGACACTGCGCAGCTCGTGGCCGAGGAGATGGGCCATACCGTCAAGCGCGTGGCCGAAAGCGACGTGGAGGAAGGCCTGTTCGACGATGCCGATGCTCCGGAGGTGCTGCGCACGCGGCCACCGGTCGTCACCATCATGGGCCATGTCGACCACGGCAAGACTTCGCTGCTCGACGCCATCCGCAAGACCAACGTGGTCTCGGGCGAGGCGGGCGGCATCACCCAGCATATCGGCGCCTATCAGGTGACGAGCCCGAGCGGCGGCAAGGTCGCCTTCGTCGATACGCCCGGCCACGCCGCCTTCACGGCGATGCGTGCCCGTGGTGCCCAGGTCACCGATATCGTGGTTCTGGTCGTGGCCGCCGATGACGGCGTCATGCCCCAGACCATCGAGGCGATCAGCCATGCCAAGGCGGCGGGTGTCCCGCTCGTGGTGGCGATCAACAAGATCGACAAGCCCGAGGCCGATCCCCAGCGTGTCCGCACCGAACTGCTGCAGCATGACATCCAGGTCGAATCCATGGGCGGCGACACGCTCGAATTCGAGGTTTCCGCCAAGACCCGCGACGGGCTCGGCGAATTGCTCGAAGGTTTGCAGCTGCAGGCCGAGATCCTCGATCTCAAGGCCAATCCGGATCGCCCCGCCGAGGGTACGGTGATCGAGGCCAAGCTCGATCGCGGACGTGGCCCCGTGGCCACCGTCCTCGTCCAGCGCGGCACATTGAAGACCGGCGACATCGTCGTGGCGGGCGCCGAATGGGGCCGCGTGCGTGCCCTGATCAGCGATACCGGCGACAAGATCGACGAGGCCGGCCCCTCGATGCCGGCCGAAATCCTCGGCTTCAACGGCACCCCCGAAGCCGGTGATCGCGTTGCGGTCGTCGAGAACGAGGCTCGTGCCCGCGAAGTCACGGAGTACCGGTCACGCCGCAAGCGTGATCTCATGGCCGCGCGGACCGGCGGCACCAGCCGCTCGCTCGCGGACATGATGCGCGACCTCAAGGAAGGTGCCGAGCGCAAGGAATTCCCGCTTGTCATCAAGGGTGACGTGCAGGGCTCCGTCGAGGCGATTGCGGGCGCACTGGAGAAGGCCGGCAACGACGAAGTCAGCGCCCGTCTGGTGCATGCCGGAGTCGGTGGTATCACCGAATCCGACGTGACCCTCGCGGAAGCCTCGGATGCGATCGTCATCGGCTTCAACGTTCGCGCCTTCAAGGAAGCGCGCGAACTCGCCGCCCGCAACGGTACCGAAATCCGCTATTACAACATCATCTACGATCTTGTGGACGATGTGAAAGCGGCGATGTCGGGCATGCTGGCGCCGACCCTGCGCGAGACGCGTCTGGGCGAAGCCGAGATCCTCGAAGTGTTCAACGTCTCCAAGGTCGGCAAGGTGGCCGGTTGTCGCGTGCTCGATGGAAACGTCCAGCGCGGCGCCCATGTCCGCCTGATCCGCGACAACGTTGTCATCCACGAAGGCAAGCTCAGCCAGCTCAAGCGCTTCAAGGACGATGCCCGCGAGGTGGTCGCCGGACAGGAATGCGGCATGGCCTTCGAGAATTATCAGGACATGCGCAAGGGCGACGTGATTGAGTGCTACACCGTCGAAGAGGTGAAGCGCACGCTGTAA
- a CDS encoding RsmB/NOP family class I SAM-dependent RNA methyltransferase translates to MTSPSQKPPDDTGRKSRSASSPARTHKPRGAGAARDDGEGLAARRLAFTVIGEVLRSRRPLDDAFPQALAAMKADIPQRDAALARAICIVAFRRMGTIRAALAARMTGKSAKGQLRDLLTVIAAQILFLDVPDHAAVATGVALARSHPDLKHYARLVNALGRRIARERESILAEAGPLDDLPEWLHARWLSRWGEAECIAMAGVLRREAPLDLTLRDDQDGPARALWAERLDARILPTGSLRLADRRAVETLPGYDDGAWLVQDAAAAIPARLLAVGPGERVADLCAAPGGKTVQLAARGADVLAVDRSQKRLTRVAENLARLRLTARLRAADVLALEDDLRFDAILLDAPCSATGTLRRNPDVAWTKTPEDIAKLADLQRRLIDKAVGLLAPGGRLVYCTCSLEPEEGEAQARYLLERHGDMQRIAITPDELAASGALADLAGLIDAQGDFRALPHRGGSGLVEGLDGFFAARFRKLPAANDPA, encoded by the coding sequence ATGACATCGCCTTCTCAAAAACCGCCGGACGACACCGGTCGTAAATCGCGCTCAGCCTCATCGCCCGCCAGGACGCACAAACCGCGTGGCGCGGGCGCCGCGCGCGATGATGGCGAAGGGCTCGCCGCCCGGCGCCTTGCCTTCACGGTCATCGGCGAGGTTCTGCGCAGCCGTCGCCCCCTCGACGATGCCTTCCCGCAGGCCCTGGCTGCGATGAAGGCGGACATCCCCCAGCGTGACGCGGCTCTGGCACGCGCCATCTGCATCGTCGCCTTCCGCAGGATGGGCACGATCCGCGCCGCTCTGGCCGCGCGCATGACAGGCAAGTCTGCAAAAGGTCAGTTGCGCGATCTGCTCACCGTGATCGCCGCACAGATCCTGTTTCTCGACGTGCCCGATCACGCTGCCGTCGCCACCGGCGTGGCGCTGGCGCGTAGCCATCCCGATCTCAAGCATTACGCCAGACTGGTGAACGCCCTTGGGCGGCGGATCGCGCGTGAGCGCGAGTCGATTCTCGCCGAGGCCGGGCCGCTGGATGATCTTCCCGAATGGCTGCATGCGCGCTGGCTCTCGCGCTGGGGCGAAGCGGAATGCATCGCCATGGCTGGTGTGCTGCGCCGGGAAGCCCCGCTCGATCTCACTCTGCGCGACGATCAGGACGGGCCGGCGCGCGCGCTCTGGGCGGAGCGGCTCGATGCGCGCATTCTGCCGACGGGGTCGCTGCGTCTTGCTGATCGCCGGGCCGTGGAGACGCTGCCCGGTTACGACGACGGCGCCTGGCTGGTGCAGGATGCTGCTGCCGCCATTCCCGCGCGCCTGCTCGCGGTCGGCCCCGGTGAGCGCGTCGCCGATCTGTGCGCCGCACCCGGCGGCAAGACCGTCCAGCTTGCGGCGAGGGGCGCGGATGTGCTCGCCGTCGACCGCTCGCAGAAACGCCTGACGCGTGTTGCGGAGAATCTCGCCCGGTTGCGGCTCACCGCGCGATTGCGCGCAGCCGACGTTCTGGCGCTGGAAGATGATCTGCGCTTCGACGCGATCCTCCTCGATGCTCCCTGTTCCGCCACGGGCACGCTGCGCCGCAATCCGGATGTCGCCTGGACGAAGACGCCGGAGGATATTGCCAAACTCGCCGATCTGCAGCGCCGATTGATCGACAAGGCCGTCGGGCTGCTCGCGCCGGGAGGGCGGCTCGTCTATTGCACTTGCTCGCTGGAGCCGGAGGAGGGCGAGGCACAGGCGCGCTACCTGCTGGAGCGCCATGGCGATATGCAGCGCATCGCGATCACGCCCGACGAACTCGCCGCATCGGGGGCGCTTGCGGACCTTGCCGGCCTGATCGATGCGCAGGGCGATTTCCGCGCTCTGCCCCATCGCGGCGGATCAGGGCTCGTCGAGGGGCTCGACGGTTTCTTCGCCGCGCGTTTCCGCAAGCTCCCGGCTGCAAACGATCCCGCCTGA
- the ribA gene encoding GTP cyclohydrolase II RibA, protein MNVERAIAEFRHARPVIIENDDMRALVLGIEDLDDALCRRIDAVAGGRARLILTGPRLRRIGLEREDAGAVAMPVVDAERIALLARRVDARVDAPVRAATQVDLDALELAALSFVTPAVLVIPLPEGMEHEPSILTVTGEAIRAFRKQQAKLLRIASRAPVPLEGAHETEFVVFRGGEGMRDQVAIIVGKPDFDKPVFVRLHSACLTGDLFGSLKCDCGDQLRGAVQAMAEGEGGILLYLDQEGRGNGIANKIRAYKLQSEGFDTYDADAALGFGLDQRRFDFAAQMLTELGVSRVRVLTNNPVKIGALREAGLDVVADERSIGRTNPENVRYLASKRDRAGHMIDLDVAIAPQKD, encoded by the coding sequence ATGAATGTGGAACGTGCCATTGCGGAATTCCGGCATGCGCGCCCTGTCATCATCGAAAACGACGATATGCGGGCGCTGGTTCTCGGCATCGAGGATCTCGATGATGCCCTGTGCCGTCGCATCGATGCGGTGGCAGGCGGTCGCGCGCGGCTGATCCTCACGGGGCCACGCCTGCGCCGGATCGGACTGGAGCGCGAGGATGCGGGCGCGGTGGCGATGCCCGTGGTGGATGCGGAGCGGATCGCTCTTCTCGCCAGACGCGTCGATGCGCGCGTCGATGCGCCTGTGCGTGCAGCCACACAGGTCGATCTCGATGCGCTTGAACTGGCGGCATTGTCGTTCGTGACTCCCGCCGTGCTGGTGATTCCGCTTCCCGAGGGCATGGAACACGAGCCCAGCATCCTCACCGTGACGGGTGAAGCCATTCGCGCTTTCCGCAAGCAGCAGGCGAAGCTTCTGCGCATCGCCAGCCGCGCGCCGGTGCCGCTCGAAGGCGCGCATGAAACCGAATTCGTCGTGTTTCGCGGTGGTGAGGGCATGCGCGACCAGGTCGCGATCATTGTCGGCAAGCCGGATTTTGACAAGCCGGTCTTCGTGCGCCTGCATTCCGCCTGCCTGACGGGCGATCTGTTCGGCTCGCTGAAATGCGATTGCGGCGATCAGCTGCGCGGCGCCGTCCAGGCCATGGCCGAGGGAGAGGGCGGCATCCTGCTCTATCTCGATCAGGAAGGCCGCGGTAACGGCATTGCGAATAAAATCCGGGCCTACAAGCTGCAATCGGAAGGCTTTGACACCTATGACGCCGATGCGGCCCTCGGCTTCGGTCTCGACCAGCGCCGCTTCGATTTCGCCGCCCAGATGCTCACCGAGCTCGGGGTGAGCCGTGTGCGGGTGCTCACCAACAATCCCGTGAAGATTGGCGCTCTCCGGGAAGCCGGACTGGATGTCGTCGCCGATGAGCGCTCGATCGGGCGCACCAATCCGGAAAACGTCCGCTACCTCGCATCCAAGCGCGATCGTGCCGGCCACATGATCGATCTGGATGTCGCGATCGCACCGCAGAAGGATTGA
- a CDS encoding heparinase II/III family protein, producing the protein MSARSDRWHIYGLALREAGRALRDGARRVLGIGSVRKRVPERLLIVPPDLRTSDATIANDIYAGSFVFGGRAVTTGGRSPFSLTPPSRHWAELLYGFGWLRHLRAADTALARANARALVGEFLSRPPDPAARETDVSARRVIAFLSQSPLILDGADHAFYHKLMRALGRDLRRLQRAMLSHPRPLARLRAAVAVTYAGLSLEGFEGVARRASRILARELEAQILPDGGHVGRNPRTVLELLLDLLPLKQVYLARGIEPPGELLKALDRIPPLLRLMRHGDGTLALFNGMGSTPVDHLTTLLFYDEARGSPLQRALVSGFERIEARDALLIADTGACPPAIHAAEAGAGPGAFEFSVRGQRMIVNCGAPRGHDDPIALPARSTAAHSTLGIADTSCAQFLTETGWIGRRLVARWLIRRLGPVMLRGPRAVRVERPSPLRFRMSHDGYAPAFGITHERRITLAPDGDMLEGEDRIEGDFTGAPATRAEIRFHLHPAIRASLAQAGRIAMLVLPDGEAWQARAPGLTFALEESVFLAATDGARKSEQLVLRFDLAGAAPVQWRFERLTGAR; encoded by the coding sequence TTGAGCGCGCGCTCCGATCGCTGGCACATCTACGGGTTGGCCCTGCGTGAAGCCGGGCGCGCTTTGCGTGATGGCGCGCGGCGCGTGCTCGGCATCGGCTCGGTGCGCAAGCGCGTGCCCGAGCGGCTGCTGATCGTTCCGCCGGATCTGCGCACCTCGGACGCCACCATCGCCAATGACATCTATGCCGGCTCCTTCGTCTTCGGCGGGCGGGCCGTCACCACGGGCGGGCGCTCGCCCTTCAGCCTGACGCCGCCGTCGCGTCACTGGGCGGAACTGCTCTACGGTTTCGGCTGGCTGCGGCATTTGCGAGCGGCTGACACGGCGCTGGCGCGGGCCAATGCGCGTGCGCTCGTCGGGGAATTTCTGTCGCGTCCGCCCGATCCGGCGGCGCGCGAGACGGATGTCAGCGCAAGGCGGGTCATCGCCTTTCTCAGCCAGTCCCCCCTGATCCTGGACGGGGCGGATCACGCCTTCTATCACAAGCTGATGCGCGCTCTGGGGCGGGATCTGCGCCGGCTGCAGCGTGCCATGCTCTCCCATCCCCGCCCCCTCGCGCGGCTGCGTGCGGCAGTCGCGGTCACCTATGCCGGGCTCAGCCTGGAGGGTTTCGAAGGCGTCGCCCGGCGCGCTTCCCGCATTCTCGCGCGCGAGCTCGAGGCGCAGATCCTGCCCGATGGCGGCCATGTCGGGCGCAATCCCAGGACCGTGCTGGAATTGCTGCTCGATCTGCTGCCGCTCAAGCAGGTCTATCTCGCCCGGGGTATCGAGCCGCCGGGGGAGTTGCTCAAGGCGCTCGATCGGATCCCGCCGCTGCTGCGTCTGATGCGCCATGGTGACGGCACGCTCGCCCTGTTCAACGGCATGGGCTCGACACCGGTGGATCATCTCACCACGCTGCTCTTCTATGACGAGGCCCGTGGCAGCCCCCTGCAACGCGCCCTCGTTTCCGGTTTCGAGCGGATCGAGGCGCGCGATGCCCTGCTGATCGCCGATACCGGTGCCTGCCCGCCCGCCATCCATGCGGCGGAAGCGGGGGCGGGGCCGGGGGCGTTCGAATTCTCCGTGCGCGGCCAGCGCATGATCGTGAATTGCGGCGCGCCGCGCGGTCATGACGATCCTATCGCGCTGCCCGCCCGCAGCACCGCCGCGCACAGCACGCTTGGCATCGCCGACACCTCATGTGCGCAATTCCTGACGGAAACCGGCTGGATCGGGCGCCGCCTCGTGGCGCGCTGGCTGATCCGCCGACTCGGCCCCGTCATGCTGCGCGGGCCGCGCGCAGTCAGGGTCGAGCGCCCGAGCCCGTTACGCTTTCGCATGAGCCATGACGGCTATGCGCCCGCTTTCGGCATCACCCACGAGCGCCGGATCACGCTGGCGCCGGATGGCGACATGCTCGAGGGCGAGGACCGGATCGAGGGCGATTTTACCGGCGCGCCCGCAACCCGCGCCGAAATCCGCTTCCACCTGCATCCCGCGATTCGCGCGAGCCTCGCCCAGGCCGGGCGTATCGCCATGCTCGTCCTGCCTGACGGGGAAGCCTGGCAGGCCCGCGCGCCGGGCCTCACCTTCGCGCTGGAGGAAAGCGTCTTCCTCGCCGCGACGGATGGCGCGCGCAAGAGCGAGCAACTGGTCCTGCGCTTCGATCTCGCCGGCGCAGCGCCGGTGCAATGGCGCTTCGAGCGGCTCACCGGGGCGCGGTGA